Below is a window of Cytobacillus firmus DNA.
CGGAAGATATGGAATTTGCTTGGTATTTAATTGCAGATCCAACTTATGAAGGTGCTCGTTTTGCTAACGTAGCAATGATCAAAGGTGCTCAAGAATATAAAGATGGTAAAGCTGACAAAATTGAAGGTATCAAGGTAGTAGACGATTATACAATTGAGGTAACAGTAACTGAGCCTTCTGTTAACTTGTTGGAAAATATTTGGATTTATCCTGAGCCAAAGCACTACTACGGAGATATTTCTTCTAAAGAGCTTCCGGATGCCGATCAAATTCGTAAAGCTCCAATCGGTGTAGGTCCTTTTAAAGTGAAAAACATCGTACCTGGCGAAATGATCGAATTTGAGCGTTTTGATGATTACTGGCAGGGACCAGCCAAATTGGATGGCGTAGTTTACAAAATCATTGATGGTTCTCTTGCGCAAGGTTTAGTACAAAACGGAGAAATTGATGTTATTGAAGCTCCAAAAGATCAGTGGGAAGCTATTAAAGCTCTTGATAATGTAAATCCTGTAGAAGCAGATGCTATGTCTTACAGCTATATTGCTTTTGACTGGGGTCACTATGACACTAAAAAAGGTGTAGTAGTATCTGATAATAAGAAGTTCCAGAACAAATCCCTTCGCCATGCAATGGCACATGCCATTGACCGTCAGGCATTTATCGATGGTTTTGCAAACGGCTTAGGAAAACCATTAAACACTCCTTTCCCTTCAGTATCATGGGCTAAGATTGATGATTCAGAAATCAATCCATATGAGTATGATCCTGAAAAAGCAAAGAAATTACTTGACGAAGCAGGTTATGTGGACAAAGACGGCGACGGCTTCCGTGAAGATCCAGAAGGAAAGCCATTCACAATTAACTTTGATGCAATGGCAGGCGCTGAAACTTCAGAGGCACGTGCTCAATTCATCCTGCAATCCTGGCAGGAAGTTGGCTTAAACGCAAAGCTTAACGGCGGTTCATTAAAAGATTTCAACCTTTTCTATGACACTATCGAAGCAGATGATCCATCTGTTGAAACATTCATGGGTGCATGGGGACTTGCAAATGATCCAGATCCAGCTGGAATCTGGTTATCTACTGATAAGTGGAACATGTGGAGATGGTACAATGAAAAGTCTGATGAGCTAATTAAGAAGGGTGTTGCATTCCCTGAAGATGCAAGTAAAGATGTTACTGAACACCGTCAGGAAGTCTATAATGAATGGCAAAAGCTAGTTAATGAAGAATTGCCTATCATCTTCTTCGAGCAGCGTGTAGATCCATGGGCGATCAACAAGCGTGTTGGCGGAGTTAAAGTAACACCATTTGGAACAGATGAGTTCCACAAGTGGCATATTGTAGAGTAACAGAATAATAGGAACCTGTATTCCTTGGGGGAGTTGCTCCTCCAAGGAATACAAGTTTAACCAGCGAATAAATTTTTGTTTGGTAAGGGGAATGGAAATGCTACAGTACACAATTCGACGACTCATAGGTATGATTCCCATAATTTTCCTTATCTCGGTAGTGGTTTTCACCCTGGCAAAGCTTATGCCTGGTGATGCACTATCTGGAAAAATTGACCCATTAAACTCAGATCCGGAATATATTGAAGAAATGCGTGAGCAGATGGGATTGAACGATCCTATTCCTGTGCAGTATGTCCGCTGGATGAGTGGTGTGGTACAAGGAGATTTTGGAGATTCATTTGTTCATAAGCGCCCGGTTATGGAATTAATTGGTGACCGTTTGCCGAACACGATTATTTTAGGAATATCAGCTCTATTAATTACTTATTTCTTAGCCTTTTTAATGGGAAGATACTCTGGGCGGTTTGCCTATAGCATTGGAGATTATTTAATATCAGCGTTTAACTATCTAGCACTTGCAATTCCAAGCTTTGTTGCAGCTTTAGTTGCCATTTATGTTTTTGCCATCAATCTTGGATGGGTTCCAGCCAGTGGAAGTATCGGCAGCGGGGTAGAAGCAGGGACACTGGAATATTACTTAAGTAAAGCCAAACATACAGTTTTGCCTGCTATAGTACTTGGAGCCATGGCTACAGCCGCTTATACACAGTTCTTAAGAAATGATATGATCGAAAGCTCTCGCAAAGATTATGTTCGTACAGCAAGAGCTAAAGGTACGAAAGAATCTGCGATTTATAATAAGCACATTCTAAGAAACTCAATCATACCTATTGTTACTTTACTTGGATTCGATATTGCCAACCTATTTGGAGGGGCAATTATCACAGAAACCATTTTCACATACCCTGGCATCGGTTATTTATTCGTAGAATCAGTTAATTCACGTGATTATTCAGTCATGATGGCTATTGCCATGATGCTGACTATTTTAACACTAATTGGAAATTTAGTTGCAGATTTACTATATGGATTAGTAGATCCGCGTATTCGTTTAAGTTAGGTAGGTGAGAGTATGGAACCATCAATTTCACAGCAAACTTCGCCTGGTTTAGCAGAGCCTGTTAAACCGCCGAAGAGTCAATCACCATGGGCTCTCGCCCGCCGCAAGTTTTTGCGCAATAAAGCAGCAATGATCAGTCTTGTTTTCCTGCTGCTGGTCTGTGTAATGTCCATATTAGCTGAGCCGCTGACTATGCCGGTTGAGGAGACAGCTAAGATTAATTTAACACAAATGAGCAAAGAACCATCTGCTGACCATTACTTCGGCACTGACAAGTCTGGCCGGGACGTTTTTGCCAGAACTCTTCACGGCGGCAAGACATCACTCTTGCTTGCATTCTCTATCACGCTGGCTGTTATTACCATTGGTACTCTAGTTGGTGCTACTGCCGGATACTTTGGCGGCTGGGTCGATAATGCCCTGATGAGATTTACAGACTTTATGATGAACTTTCCATTCCTGC
It encodes the following:
- the opp4A gene encoding oligopeptide ABC transporter substrate-binding protein is translated as MKKSAFWLLSLLLVMSVFLAACSGGGEKANTEKEPKDDGKASGEVKEGGTVTFGYTQPFKGVLSFAYYEGEDDANALQFMHEGLLKVNDELISEPNLADYELSEDNTKLTFKLKQGVKWHDGEELTAEDMEFAWYLIADPTYEGARFANVAMIKGAQEYKDGKADKIEGIKVVDDYTIEVTVTEPSVNLLENIWIYPEPKHYYGDISSKELPDADQIRKAPIGVGPFKVKNIVPGEMIEFERFDDYWQGPAKLDGVVYKIIDGSLAQGLVQNGEIDVIEAPKDQWEAIKALDNVNPVEADAMSYSYIAFDWGHYDTKKGVVVSDNKKFQNKSLRHAMAHAIDRQAFIDGFANGLGKPLNTPFPSVSWAKIDDSEINPYEYDPEKAKKLLDEAGYVDKDGDGFREDPEGKPFTINFDAMAGAETSEARAQFILQSWQEVGLNAKLNGGSLKDFNLFYDTIEADDPSVETFMGAWGLANDPDPAGIWLSTDKWNMWRWYNEKSDELIKKGVAFPEDASKDVTEHRQEVYNEWQKLVNEELPIIFFEQRVDPWAINKRVGGVKVTPFGTDEFHKWHIVE
- the opp4B gene encoding oligopeptide ABC transporter permease — its product is MLQYTIRRLIGMIPIIFLISVVVFTLAKLMPGDALSGKIDPLNSDPEYIEEMREQMGLNDPIPVQYVRWMSGVVQGDFGDSFVHKRPVMELIGDRLPNTIILGISALLITYFLAFLMGRYSGRFAYSIGDYLISAFNYLALAIPSFVAALVAIYVFAINLGWVPASGSIGSGVEAGTLEYYLSKAKHTVLPAIVLGAMATAAYTQFLRNDMIESSRKDYVRTARAKGTKESAIYNKHILRNSIIPIVTLLGFDIANLFGGAIITETIFTYPGIGYLFVESVNSRDYSVMMAIAMMLTILTLIGNLVADLLYGLVDPRIRLS